Genomic window (Primulina eburnea isolate SZY01 chromosome 8, ASM2296580v1, whole genome shotgun sequence):
AAGAAATGTTAGTCATGGCGAGCTCCCAAGGTTGCTAGCTCTTAACATCTACAAACTGAATGTCTGGTGATCTTGAATGGATCAGTGGAAGTTATGGGATACACCAGTCACTGGAAGAGACGCGGCATGGTGAACTTGTTCACCAATTGTTTTATCGCAGCTGATGTCATTGGCTTGCGGAATGCAGCTTTTCGAGCTTTGCTCCAGAAGGTGGACTAATGAGAGAAAGATTTCCATCCTCGTAACATCTCTATTGGCCTGGCAAAACAAGTGCAAATTAAAGTTTAATTTATTTGAGAGTTCTCATGTTGTAGATTGTTCATGCTCCAAAACTATCGTAGGTAGTGATTTCGTAATCAAGAACTTAACCATACTACATCTTCTACGTCATTTTTCTATCATTACGCCACATAGATAGCCTCCTCGACAATAACTCTTGAGAATCAAACACGTGAAGTTAACTTTGATATCATCAGTACAAATATGCGTTTGGTGCTATACCATTAATCATAGCTCTTGATCCAGCTGGAGGCATTCAACCAAATATTTATAACGTATGAAGGAAAGGTAACGAGAAAATGCCACTACCTCTACAGCAAAGCGTGCCCATATCTTGCCATTCCGAGTTTCCATGACCCCTTTTAATATGGTTAGCCCCAGGCCTCTAATTATGTCGGCTATTTCTAGAAAGGAACCTCTTTCTTCACAGAGCATCTGTCACAGGATCCAAGGGAAAAAAACAAAGATACTTTCAGATTGTATATAATAACCAATAAGTCTTACTAAAACTCTGTAACTAGGGGGCCAGATTATGGTTCAACGACTCGTGATTTCAAAACTTGCTAGAATTACCTCCACAAGCATTTGACGGGGTTGATTCAGATCTTCAACTATGAGAGGACAAACCATAGATTGTGAGCCTACTTCATAGGCCCATGTTGCTCCTCCTTCGAAGTTATTTTTCAACAGCAAACTGCCACCTTTGTCAATAATCTGCAACTTAAACAAAGGACAAAGTTAGAATTTATCGCTTTTCCAAACCATAAGATCCAACACCAGTTTTGCCGTGCAATTTTATCAGCCGTCCCTTCCATGAACGACCATGCAAAGGAGTTTATGCCATTAACTATACTGATACGTAAATACAATTTGAAATGTAATTACACACCTTGGGCTCTCCAGTTTGCTTTAGCTTATCAGCATGTTTTGTAACACTCTGTAAGAAAAGCATGTGTTTGATTGTGCGTTCCAAAAGAGAATCCATGCTACACTGTTAaacaaaatatgaaaaataagcACCGAATAATCACCATAAAAAGAAATGTAAAAATAAGAGCCTCGAGCAGGAAGTATCATCACCTTTGCACCATTTGGCACAATTTGCCTCAACTCCTTGAAACGATCTTGGATCATTTGCCGATCTTTTGGCCTAGGTCTTGGATTTTCTCCAGGCCTAAGCCTCTTGCGATTTGGTTTGGTTGTTTCATCAGGTTTCTTGGAGCATCCAGTAGACACGCTATTATTTGGGTTCATGTCATGACCCATTTCAATCAATGAACTTATTTGTGATCCGTAAACAGAACTAATCCGAGAACAGGTTCCTGAATCTTCCTTGGAACAAGCATTTCTCAAAGAACAAGGACTCATCGTTCCTGCCTTTGCAACGTATTTCTGAACACCAGGTAACTCTCCCTTCATCTGGTTAAAAACCCCGCACTGACTATATGAAAATCCAGTGCTGGGTCGCGAGGAGCTGCTTGCATTGGTCAATGTTGTCCCGCGAGAAACATTATCACCCAGGATTGGCTTTACAGCAGAGTGAACGTTAGAGACTACCGCATCCAAGAGTTGGTCAGGGCCAGATGAGAAAATCCCATTATCCAAGTTTCCTTGGCCAGCATATATTTCCGAAGACACCAGACTCTTCTTAGAAGGAATATTCATATTTGAATCATGCGTGTTTGGGGGTGATTTACAACTCTTCCAGCGACTGCTAAACATCTTATTCTTAAAATCTGATCCCAAAATATCGAATAGATCATCTCCAGACTCAGATTGAACGTACGATTCATCGTACTTGGTATCACTCACTGTATGACTCTGATCTTCCGATTTATGTTTTTTGTCGTCTTCAACTAAACTAGGAATTGGCTGCGTAACCATATTTCGATTTTTGTTGTGCTGCGATGGAGAAATGTCATGAGTTTGATTTATGTTGAATTCTTCATTAGCCGTATAGAAGTCATTTTCATTTTCCACCAACGTTTTGTCCGTGAGATAGTATCGGATGCAAGAGCTATTACCTAGCAAGGAATTTGTCCTCAAATGGTCAGGGGAATCGGAGAAAGAGACCTCTCTTTTCAGCAAATTCACATTGTTAATCCCAACAGAATCTGAACTCTTGGAAGTGATACTTTCATTAACCATCCTGCTCGCATTTAAGAAAGAGTCTATCCTTGACAATGTTTCCACATTACAGGGCATGGACACGCCTTCATTGGAACAAGAAGTGGAGATAGAAGTTTTTCTCAGAGTAGGCAAAGAAACGCCACAGAGGCTATTTAAAGGGCCTTGACAGCCACTATCCGATTGTTCAATGCAACTTATACTGCCACGATTCAACAAGCATGTGCTAGAGGGGAAATCGACAGTGGACCTTGGGACGTAGAGAGGAGTATGCTGGTTCATCCATATTTCCGAATTTGAGGGTGTAACTTCAGCTTTTAACATATGAGCAATCGTTGCTGTATGATCGTAATCCCGGGGTTTCATACGACTCAGACTCGAGTTAAAGGATTGAAATGCTGCAACAGTAGTTTGCAAGTCATTTCGAATTTCTGCAGTAAATGAATCAGATGCTTGACTGTCAAGAAGTGAGGTTTGAAATGAGCTTTTAACATGGTTAAGACCGTCCGCGATGAGTGAAGAAGCACATATCGTACTGAAGTCAAGAGACGAGTCAACAGGAGCGGGGCTTCCATGACACACTGGAACCCCAAATCTTCGAGCAGACTCTTTTGACATATAATTATCAGATGGCAAGACACCAGGTACCTCTCCCTGTTGAAATACTAATGTTGTCACATCATGTACGAATCCCAAGTTCTCTTCCATCTGAGACAGAAACAATTTAATTATGGATGAAACTATAGTAGCATAAATGTGTTGAAGGATGCTATGTTCTGTCATCTGAATATTGGCTCGTTCAAGTTCTATGGAAATATTGAAAAGGAGCATACCGTCAAGTATGAACCAAATTGAACAACACCGTGGGGAAGAACAGGAACAACTGCAACAGTCTGTTTAATGAAGAAATAACATTAGTTTAACAATAAAAGCATAGTAACATGAAACTGAAATAACCAAAAAACTTTTTGATCTTTATACCTTTATGCCAGCTGAAAATTGCTGGTGTACCTCATTTAGAACCTATAAGACCAATAAAAGACTAAAAGTCAGCAAGCAAACAATCGGAATCATTTCATACGGATTGGAAATCTCATCATGATTTCTCCAGCATTCTATTTCATACCCCTGGCGGATGGGCTTCTCCACAAAAAATTTCAGAAAGTATCCATTGATGGTTACCAGTGAAAGCAACTTTTCCAACTAATCTGAGAAACAAAATCAgaaaaacaataaattataCTCAATGAACTTCAATACAATGTGTGGTTGAGATTAAATTGCTTTACCCTTTTCCCACAATATAAACTTGATTTTCCATCATCATCTTGTTTATAAGCAAAGACACTTTCTCTCCAGCATGATATTGGGACTGGAAGTTGCTGGTGGGGGTCGCAACCCATGAAGCATCGAAATCTTGAGGTCTCGAATAAGAGTTTGGATCGTAATAACATTCTTCCCATACTAAAAGGCTGCCAATTCAAATTTCAGCTCAACATTAACAGACTCTCTATTATAATAATACTTCACACAGAATCC
Coding sequences:
- the LOC140840029 gene encoding transcription factor LHW-like codes for the protein MGYLLKEALKTLCGLNQWSYAVFWKIGYRNPNLLVWEECYYDPNSYSRPQDFDASWVATPTSNFQSQYHAGEKVSLLINKMMMENQVYIVGKGLVGKVAFTGNHQWILSEIFCGEAHPPGVLNEVHQQFSAGIKTVAVVPVLPHGVVQFGSYLTMEENLGFVHDVTTLVFQQGEVPGVLPSDNYMSKESARRFGVPVCHGSPAPVDSSLDFSTICASSLIADGLNHVKSSFQTSLLDSQASDSFTAEIRNDLQTTVAAFQSFNSSLSRMKPRDYDHTATIAHMLKAEVTPSNSEIWMNQHTPLYVPRSTVDFPSSTCLLNRGSISCIEQSDSGCQGPLNSLCGVSLPTLRKTSISTSCSNEGVSMPCNVETLSRIDSFLNASRMVNESITSKSSDSVGINNVNLLKREVSFSDSPDHLRTNSLLGNSSCIRYYLTDKTLVENENDFYTANEEFNINQTHDISPSQHNKNRNMVTQPIPSLVEDDKKHKSEDQSHTVSDTKYDESYVQSESGDDLFDILGSDFKNKMFSSRWKSCKSPPNTHDSNMNIPSKKSLVSSEIYAGQGNLDNGIFSSGPDQLLDAVVSNVHSAVKPILGDNVSRGTTLTNASSSSRPSTGFSYSQCGVFNQMKGELPGVQKYVAKAGTMSPCSLRNACSKEDSGTCSRISSVYGSQISSLIEMGHDMNPNNSVSTGCSKKPDETTKPNRKRLRPGENPRPRPKDRQMIQDRFKELRQIVPNGAKCSMDSLLERTIKHMLFLQSVTKHADKLKQTGEPKIIDKGGSLLLKNNFEGGATWAYEVGSQSMVCPLIVEDLNQPRQMLVEMLCEERGSFLEIADIIRGLGLTILKGVMETRNGKIWARFAVEANRDVTRMEIFLSLVHLLEQSSKSCIPQANDISCDKTIGEQVHHAASLPVTGVSHNFH